From the Spiribacter sp. 2438 genome, one window contains:
- a CDS encoding peptidylprolyl isomerase yields MPIKRILNPMNLLIAGLLGTMTTVAIAQDSSESPVVAEINGEVITQTELNQLIAQQTGGGTDLPPVQRQRFLDETINLILLAQAGEAESVEPTPEAQAQLTNSRRQALAQAFVRSFAQMDQISDDALRARYEEDYGAGAPLEYSARHILVSERGLAEEIIELIEGGETFAEMASQHSQDGSAEDGGDLGWFTRGDMVASFADAVVALEPGEMTTEPVETRFGWHVIQLDDTREGSVPAFEAVSQQLAMTMVNERIEARLDSLRESADIDYRADWAQ; encoded by the coding sequence GTGCCTATCAAACGCATTCTCAACCCCATGAACCTGTTGATCGCAGGCCTGCTCGGCACCATGACGACGGTTGCCATCGCTCAGGACTCCAGCGAGTCCCCCGTGGTGGCCGAAATTAACGGCGAAGTCATTACCCAGACCGAACTCAATCAGCTGATCGCGCAGCAGACCGGTGGCGGGACGGATCTGCCCCCCGTTCAGCGGCAGCGCTTCCTGGACGAAACCATCAACCTGATCCTGCTGGCCCAGGCGGGCGAGGCCGAGTCCGTTGAGCCCACGCCGGAGGCTCAGGCCCAGCTCACCAACAGCCGCCGTCAGGCGCTTGCCCAGGCCTTCGTGCGCAGCTTCGCGCAGATGGACCAGATTTCCGATGACGCCCTGAGGGCTCGCTATGAAGAGGATTACGGAGCCGGCGCACCGCTGGAGTACAGCGCCCGGCACATCCTGGTCAGCGAGCGGGGTCTCGCGGAGGAGATCATCGAACTGATCGAGGGCGGCGAAACCTTTGCCGAGATGGCCAGCCAGCATTCCCAGGATGGCAGCGCCGAGGACGGCGGCGACCTCGGCTGGTTCACCCGGGGTGACATGGTGGCGTCGTTCGCCGACGCCGTGGTGGCCCTGGAACCGGGCGAAATGACCACCGAGCCGGTAGAAACCCGTTTCGGCTGGCATGTCATCCAGCTGGACGACACCCGCGAGGGGAGCGTGCCCGCCTTTGAAGCGGTGTCACAGCAACTGGCCATGACCATGGTCAACGAGCGTATCGAAGCAAGGCTCGACAGCCTGCGTGAAAGCGCGGATATCGATTATCGCGCCGACTGGGCCCAGTAG
- a CDS encoding BolA family transcriptional regulator, with the protein MNAADIPKSERPAMIRARLEQNLPVQRLEVRDDSHRHAGHAGAKAGGGHYHVRVVSEAFNDQSVLQRHRMIYDALGDAMRNDCIHALSIEALTPDADPTPAADQR; encoded by the coding sequence ATGAATGCGGCGGATATCCCCAAAAGCGAACGCCCGGCAATGATCCGGGCGCGTCTGGAGCAGAATCTGCCGGTCCAACGTCTGGAAGTACGGGATGACAGTCATCGACACGCCGGCCACGCGGGTGCCAAAGCCGGCGGCGGGCATTACCATGTGCGGGTGGTGAGCGAGGCCTTCAACGATCAGAGCGTGTTACAGCGCCATCGCATGATTTACGATGCGTTGGGAGACGCGATGCGCAACGACTGCATCCACGCCCTCAGCATTGAAGCCTTGACCCCGGACGCGGACCCTACCCCAGCTGCAGACCAACGATAA
- a CDS encoding YciI family protein produces the protein MYYAIISEDTENSLEKRAGARPDHLARLEILRDEGRLLLAGPHPAIDSEDPGPAGFTGSLVIAEFDSLEAAQAWADADPYVDAGVYRRVTVKPFKRVLP, from the coding sequence ATGTACTACGCAATCATCAGTGAAGACACCGAAAACAGCCTCGAGAAACGCGCCGGGGCCCGACCGGATCACCTGGCGAGACTGGAGATCCTGCGGGACGAGGGACGACTGCTGCTGGCCGGGCCACATCCCGCCATCGACAGCGAAGACCCGGGGCCCGCGGGCTTCACCGGCAGCCTGGTGATTGCCGAATTCGATTCCCTGGAGGCCGCCCAGGCCTGGGCAGACGCGGATCCCTACGTGGACGCCGGCGTTTATCGACGGGTCACCGTGAAGCCATTCAAGCGGGTGTTGCCATGA
- a CDS encoding L-threonylcarbamoyladenylate synthase: MSQYFEVHPETPQPRLVRRAVEIIRAGGLVAYPSGTTYALGCGLGEKAAVERIRALRQLDERHHFTLACRDLSDIGSYTRMDNTAFRLLKAHTPGPYTFVLRATAEVPRRLQHSRRRTVGIRVPDHPVARAILTELGEPLTTSTLLLPDEDYPMTDPADIRDRIGRQLDAVIDAGPGGLEPSTVVDLSGEAPQVLRHGAGDADVFES; encoded by the coding sequence ATGAGTCAGTATTTTGAAGTTCACCCGGAGACACCGCAGCCGCGGCTGGTTCGTCGAGCGGTGGAAATCATCCGTGCCGGCGGTCTCGTGGCCTATCCCAGCGGTACAACCTATGCGCTGGGTTGTGGTCTGGGTGAGAAGGCCGCCGTGGAGCGGATTCGGGCGCTGCGCCAGCTTGACGAGCGGCATCACTTCACCCTGGCCTGTCGGGATCTCTCCGACATCGGCAGCTACACCCGCATGGACAATACCGCCTTCCGGTTGCTGAAAGCCCATACCCCGGGGCCCTACACCTTTGTGCTGCGCGCAACCGCCGAGGTCCCCCGACGCCTTCAGCACTCCCGGCGGCGGACGGTTGGCATTCGGGTGCCGGATCACCCGGTGGCGCGAGCGATTCTGACGGAGCTGGGGGAGCCGTTGACCACCAGTACGCTGCTGTTGCCCGACGAGGACTACCCGATGACGGATCCGGCGGATATCCGTGACCGCATTGGTCGCCAGCTGGATGCGGTCATTGACGCCGGGCCGGGTGGCCTTGAGCCGAGCACCGTGGTGGATCTGAGCGGCGAGGCGCCACAGGTGCTTCGACACGGTGCCGGCGATGCCGATGTATTCGAGTCCTGA
- a CDS encoding tryptophan--tRNA ligase yields the protein MRPTGRLHLGHYHGVLRNWVELQQSHECFFFIADWHALTTAYEEREVISDNVWDMAVDWMACGVNPNLATLFIQSRVMEHAELHLLLSMISPLGWLERVPTYKDQIEQLRERDLATYGFLGYPVLQSADILVYGAAGVPVGEDQVSHVELTRELARRFNHLFGREPGFEDKAEAAIGKMGKKQARLYRELRRRYQEEGDDEALSEARALLENQQNLTLADRARVAGYLEGGGRTVLTEPQALLTRAPRMPGLDGRKMSKSYGNTIALRESDDQVEKKIRTMPTDPARVRRTDPGDPDKCPVFDLHRVYSSDETRRWADQGCRSAGIGCLDCKGPLIDAVKAEVGPIRERAEALEEDPGHVRQVIGEGCERAREVARDTMRDVRSAIGLDYRQR from the coding sequence ATGCGGCCCACGGGTCGTCTCCATCTCGGCCATTATCACGGCGTGCTGCGCAACTGGGTCGAGCTGCAGCAGAGTCACGAGTGCTTTTTCTTCATTGCCGACTGGCATGCGCTCACCACGGCGTATGAAGAGCGCGAGGTCATCTCCGACAATGTCTGGGACATGGCGGTGGACTGGATGGCCTGCGGGGTGAATCCCAACCTGGCGACGCTGTTCATTCAGTCCCGGGTGATGGAGCACGCCGAGTTGCATCTGTTGCTGTCGATGATTTCGCCCCTGGGCTGGCTGGAGCGGGTGCCCACCTACAAGGACCAGATCGAACAGCTTCGCGAGCGGGATCTGGCCACCTACGGATTTCTGGGTTACCCGGTTCTGCAGAGTGCCGACATTCTCGTGTACGGGGCCGCCGGCGTGCCCGTGGGCGAGGACCAGGTGTCCCATGTGGAGCTGACCCGGGAGTTGGCACGCCGTTTTAATCACCTGTTCGGGCGGGAGCCGGGGTTCGAGGACAAGGCCGAGGCGGCCATTGGCAAAATGGGCAAAAAACAGGCCCGTCTGTATCGCGAGTTACGCCGTCGCTACCAGGAGGAAGGGGATGACGAGGCGCTCAGCGAAGCGCGGGCACTGCTGGAAAACCAGCAGAACCTGACCCTGGCAGACCGGGCCCGGGTGGCCGGCTATCTGGAGGGCGGCGGTCGCACCGTGCTGACCGAGCCCCAGGCATTGCTGACCCGGGCCCCCCGCATGCCCGGACTGGACGGTCGCAAGATGTCCAAGTCCTACGGCAACACCATCGCGCTGCGCGAGTCGGACGACCAGGTGGAGAAGAAGATCCGCACCATGCCCACGGATCCGGCCCGGGTTCGGCGCACGGACCCGGGGGATCCGGACAAGTGCCCGGTCTTTGACCTGCATCGGGTTTACTCCAGCGACGAAACCCGACGGTGGGCCGATCAGGGCTGCCGTTCGGCGGGAATCGGCTGCCTCGACTGCAAGGGGCCGTTGATTGATGCGGTCAAGGCAGAAGTGGGGCCGATCCGTGAGCGCGCCGAGGCCCTGGAGGAGGATCCGGGGCATGTGCGACAGGTCATCGGCGAGGGCTGTGAGCGCGCCCGTGAGGTCGCCCGTGACACCATGCGCGACGTTCGTTCGGCCATTGGACTGGACTACCGGCAGCGATGA
- a CDS encoding ScpA family protein, with protein MTDVESPALFDTQVAARVQGEPYGELPRDLYIPPDALEVFLEAFEGPLDLLLYLIRRQNLDILDIPIAEITRQYMGYVELMKELRLELAAEYLVMAAMLAEIKSRMLLPRPPSTDEDSDIDPRAELIRRLQEYEQFKEAGRELDALPRVARDVFPAFAASPDLRVAAVPPAVGLDELLVAFGEVLERADMFTHHQIRRDSLSVRERMTETLSRLQSDDFLSLDELLDPEEGKAGVVVTFLAILELLKASLIELVQAEPYAPLYLRGDQGGLAGD; from the coding sequence ATGACCGACGTCGAGTCGCCGGCGCTTTTTGATACCCAGGTCGCCGCCCGCGTTCAGGGCGAGCCCTACGGTGAACTGCCCCGGGATCTGTACATTCCACCGGATGCCCTCGAAGTGTTCCTGGAGGCCTTCGAGGGGCCGCTGGATCTGCTGCTGTATCTGATTCGGCGCCAGAATCTGGACATTCTCGATATCCCCATCGCGGAAATCACCCGGCAATACATGGGATATGTGGAGCTCATGAAAGAGCTCAGGCTGGAGCTCGCCGCCGAGTACCTGGTGATGGCCGCCATGCTGGCGGAGATCAAGTCGCGCATGCTCCTGCCCCGCCCACCGTCCACGGATGAAGACAGCGACATCGATCCGAGGGCCGAGCTGATCCGGCGGCTGCAGGAATATGAACAGTTCAAGGAAGCGGGGCGGGAGCTGGATGCGCTGCCCCGGGTGGCACGCGATGTATTTCCCGCATTCGCGGCATCGCCGGACCTGCGGGTGGCCGCGGTCCCGCCGGCGGTGGGCCTGGACGAACTGCTGGTGGCGTTTGGCGAGGTGCTGGAGCGGGCGGATATGTTCACCCATCACCAGATTCGCCGGGACAGCCTGTCGGTGCGCGAGCGCATGACCGAGACCCTTTCCAGATTGCAGTCGGACGATTTTCTGTCCCTGGACGAGTTGCTGGATCCGGAGGAAGGCAAGGCTGGCGTGGTGGTGACATTTCTGGCCATCCTTGAGTTGCTCAAGGCTTCCCTGATCGAGCTGGTGCAGGCGGAGCCGTATGCCCCGCTGTATCTGCGGGGTGATCAGGGCGGATTGGCGGGGGATTGA
- the scpB gene encoding SMC-Scp complex subunit ScpB — MSEPRLECILEAALLAAGEPLSTEQLLNLFPDDQRPSRQALETALEHLREALQGRGVVLNQVASGYRLQVPETFAPWVARLWEEKPARYSRAVVETLSIIAYRQPITRSEIEEIRGVSLSSGIMRTLQERGWIRVAGHRDAPGRPAVFATTREFLDHFNLASLKDLPSLVSLGEPGPEHPELDLELPQP; from the coding sequence ATGAGTGAACCGCGACTGGAATGCATTCTCGAGGCGGCACTGCTGGCCGCCGGTGAACCGCTGTCGACGGAACAGCTGCTCAACCTTTTCCCGGATGATCAGCGCCCGTCTCGACAGGCCCTGGAAACGGCCCTGGAACATCTCCGTGAGGCCCTTCAGGGTCGAGGCGTGGTGCTCAATCAGGTGGCCAGCGGCTATCGGCTGCAGGTGCCGGAGACCTTCGCTCCCTGGGTGGCCCGTCTCTGGGAGGAAAAGCCCGCGCGCTATTCCCGGGCGGTGGTGGAGACGCTGTCGATCATTGCCTATCGACAGCCCATCACCCGCAGCGAAATTGAGGAGATCCGGGGCGTGAGTCTGAGCAGTGGCATCATGCGCACGCTGCAGGAACGGGGCTGGATTCGCGTTGCCGGGCATCGGGATGCGCCGGGACGGCCGGCGGTTTTCGCCACCACTCGGGAGTTCCTGGACCACTTCAACCTGGCCAGCCTTAAGGATCTGCCCAGCCTGGTCAGTCTTGGCGAGCCCGGGCCGGAGCATCCGGAACTCGATCTTGAGTTGCCGCAACCCTGA
- the rluB gene encoding 23S rRNA pseudouridine(2605) synthase RluB codes for MAAVTEKLHKVLAQAGLGSRREMEQWIVQGRVRVNGQVARLGDRVDAKARISVDGRPVLSSALSATPRRVIAYHKPLGELVTRHDPEGRRTVFQRLPKVQGGRWIAVGRLDINTGGLLLVTTDGELANRLMHPRHELERDYAVRVYGRVDEAVCQKLLAGVDLEDGRAAFESIVPVDSGRAANEWYRVRLLEGRNRLVRRLWESQGLQVSRLMRVRYGPVELPAGLREGRFEELPSAAVRQLAERVGLAETKARQPSRRPAGKRPPRRPARRRP; via the coding sequence ATGGCTGCCGTCACTGAAAAACTGCACAAGGTGCTGGCGCAGGCCGGACTGGGCTCCCGGCGTGAAATGGAACAGTGGATTGTTCAGGGTCGAGTGCGCGTCAATGGCCAGGTGGCCCGCCTCGGTGATCGGGTGGATGCCAAGGCTCGGATCAGTGTCGATGGCCGGCCGGTGCTTTCCTCCGCCCTGTCGGCGACTCCCCGGCGGGTGATTGCCTATCACAAGCCGCTGGGTGAGCTGGTGACCCGCCACGACCCGGAGGGCCGTCGCACGGTTTTTCAGCGCCTGCCGAAGGTGCAGGGCGGACGCTGGATTGCGGTCGGCCGGCTGGATATCAACACCGGGGGGCTGCTGCTTGTCACTACCGACGGTGAGCTGGCCAACCGCCTGATGCATCCCCGCCATGAGCTCGAGCGGGATTACGCCGTGCGGGTTTATGGGCGGGTGGACGAGGCCGTCTGCCAGAAGCTGCTGGCGGGGGTCGATCTCGAGGATGGTCGTGCCGCGTTTGAATCCATTGTCCCGGTTGACAGCGGTCGTGCCGCCAACGAGTGGTACCGGGTGCGGCTGCTGGAGGGCCGTAACCGGCTGGTTCGTCGCCTGTGGGAGTCCCAGGGGTTACAGGTCAGCCGGTTGATGCGGGTGCGCTACGGACCGGTGGAACTGCCAGCAGGCCTTCGGGAGGGACGTTTCGAGGAACTGCCATCGGCGGCCGTCCGCCAGCTTGCCGAGCGGGTCGGCCTCGCCGAGACAAAGGCGCGCCAACCATCCCGTCGACCGGCCGGCAAGCGACCGCCGCGCCGACCGGCACGGCGGCGCCCATAA
- a CDS encoding YbhB/YbcL family Raf kinase inhibitor-like protein, producing the protein MGFALSSMQVSSAAFGMHETIPIRHTGDGDDIAPPLQWEGAPEGTQGFAVICHDPDAPLISPGNYGFAHWVYYNIPGDITALEEGSEAYTNGVTDFGRQAWGGPMPPEGHGVHHYYFWVLALDQSLNLEPGLSLWQFLEQVEPHVIGMNRLIGTYQR; encoded by the coding sequence ATGGGATTTGCACTTTCCTCGATGCAGGTGAGCAGCGCCGCTTTCGGCATGCACGAAACCATCCCGATTCGTCATACCGGGGATGGTGATGACATCGCACCGCCGCTTCAGTGGGAGGGTGCGCCCGAAGGCACCCAGGGCTTTGCGGTGATCTGCCACGACCCGGACGCGCCGCTCATCAGCCCGGGCAACTATGGCTTTGCCCATTGGGTGTACTACAACATCCCCGGCGATATCACGGCGCTGGAGGAAGGCAGTGAGGCCTACACCAACGGGGTCACCGACTTTGGCCGTCAGGCCTGGGGCGGGCCCATGCCACCCGAAGGCCATGGGGTTCATCATTACTACTTCTGGGTGCTGGCGCTCGATCAGTCGCTGAACCTGGAGCCGGGCCTGTCCCTGTGGCAGTTCCTCGAGCAGGTGGAACCCCATGTTATCGGCATGAACCGCCTGATCGGCACCTACCAGCGCTGA
- a CDS encoding SDR family NAD(P)-dependent oxidoreductase: MTAFVPLQKSANPPGNRLKGQRLLVTGAAGGLGQTLCEQAAEAGAELVLLDRKLEALEALHDRIEAAGHGQPALYPLDLLGAGPDDHVELAQRLEEAMGGIDGLVHAAADVGEPAPLELYDPETWLRTLHGNLNGAFLMIRACLPLLRRSAGRIVVISDHCGRAGTSAMGAYSVSKWGLEGLVQLIAAESSAANPVAACSVDPGVMRTALRRTAYAGEMADEAPPPDAAAAAILPLLDPAEPIINGGQYSVTP; this comes from the coding sequence ATGACCGCATTCGTCCCGCTGCAAAAGTCAGCCAATCCGCCGGGTAATCGGTTAAAGGGCCAGCGACTGCTGGTGACCGGTGCGGCCGGTGGGCTCGGGCAAACGCTCTGCGAACAGGCGGCCGAAGCCGGTGCAGAACTGGTGCTGCTGGATCGGAAACTGGAGGCCCTGGAGGCGCTGCATGACCGTATTGAAGCCGCCGGCCATGGTCAGCCGGCGCTCTACCCACTGGATCTGCTGGGGGCCGGTCCGGACGATCACGTCGAGCTGGCCCAGCGCCTTGAGGAGGCCATGGGCGGCATTGACGGTCTGGTTCATGCCGCCGCGGATGTGGGTGAACCGGCGCCTCTGGAGCTCTACGACCCGGAGACCTGGCTGCGCACCCTGCATGGCAACCTCAACGGCGCGTTTCTGATGATTCGGGCCTGCCTGCCCCTGCTGCGACGCAGCGCCGGGCGGATCGTCGTCATCAGCGACCACTGCGGCCGGGCTGGCACCTCGGCCATGGGGGCTTACAGCGTCAGCAAATGGGGGCTGGAGGGGTTGGTTCAGCTGATTGCGGCCGAGTCATCCGCCGCCAATCCCGTCGCGGCCTGTAGCGTCGATCCCGGGGTCATGAGAACGGCGCTGAGACGAACCGCCTATGCCGGGGAAATGGCCGACGAGGCGCCGCCGCCGGATGCCGCCGCCGCGGCGATATTGCCACTGCTGGACCCAGCGGAGCCCATAATTAATGGCGGACAGTATTCCGTCACTCCGTAA
- a CDS encoding squalene/phytoene synthase family protein produces MDPLEYCRNKAAPEGSSFYYALLFAPPASRDGLLALAAFRNEVLEIPREVSDAGVGAVKLNFWQEELERLSHGQPRHPVTQALLPAIEEYQLPTEGLSEVIEAARMDLEYGRYPTLRELTLYCHRAGGAVADMAWRLSPDTGQDAAPFAHDLAMGLELTRMIRHLRRDLRAGRLYIPEDELSLSGLDSTSLMTEEQASKRTQLLQRQGDRARRFLDSAIAQLPDGSRRHQLHGLVLAVLYRQLLDRIAADDYPVLTRQHHLTPLRKLWLAWRTARRPKSVRPRTGESTQ; encoded by the coding sequence ATGGACCCCCTGGAATATTGCCGCAACAAGGCCGCGCCGGAGGGATCAAGCTTTTACTACGCGTTGCTGTTCGCACCGCCAGCGAGCCGCGACGGCCTGCTGGCCCTGGCGGCCTTTCGAAACGAGGTTCTGGAAATTCCGAGGGAGGTCAGCGACGCCGGCGTGGGCGCGGTCAAGCTGAATTTCTGGCAGGAGGAACTGGAGCGTCTGTCCCACGGTCAGCCCCGCCATCCCGTGACCCAGGCCCTGCTCCCGGCCATTGAGGAATACCAGCTGCCCACCGAGGGGCTCAGCGAGGTGATCGAGGCCGCCCGGATGGATCTCGAGTACGGTCGTTATCCGACCCTGAGGGAACTGACCCTTTACTGTCACCGCGCCGGCGGCGCCGTAGCCGATATGGCCTGGCGCCTCAGCCCCGATACCGGACAGGACGCCGCGCCCTTCGCCCACGATCTCGCCATGGGCCTGGAGCTCACCCGAATGATCCGGCACCTGCGGCGGGATCTGCGGGCCGGGCGCCTCTATATTCCCGAAGACGAGCTCAGCCTGTCGGGCCTGGATAGCACCAGTCTGATGACCGAAGAACAGGCATCCAAGCGCACTCAACTGCTGCAGCGTCAGGGCGACCGGGCCCGGCGCTTTCTCGACAGCGCCATCGCCCAACTTCCCGATGGATCAAGACGCCACCAGTTGCACGGACTGGTGTTGGCGGTGCTGTATCGACAGCTACTGGATCGCATCGCTGCCGACGACTATCCGGTTCTTACCCGGCAGCACCACCTGACCCCGTTACGAAAGCTATGGCTGGCCTGGCGAACCGCCAGACGGCCAAAGAGCGTTCGCCCCCGCACCGGAGAGTCCACCCAATGA
- a CDS encoding HAD-IA family hydrolase, whose product MNRLSLARGVLLDLDGTLFDTAPDLVAALNALRSEQGLPPLPAALLASAVGHGSVPMIARGFDLAPSDPRFEPLRERFLALYHDNLSEHTRPYDGMEGVLDHLEAADIPWGIVTNKPGWLTHPLMEALGYQHRPSCVVTGDDLARRKPHPFQIETGCQAIGLAPAECLVVGDAERDIQAGRRAGTMTLAATYGYLSGDDRVSRWGADGLIIQPGEILRWVATASAAALAPESLAV is encoded by the coding sequence ATGAATCGACTGTCCCTCGCCCGCGGCGTCCTGCTGGATCTGGATGGCACCCTGTTCGACACCGCACCGGATCTGGTGGCCGCCCTCAACGCCCTGCGATCGGAGCAGGGACTGCCGCCCCTGCCCGCGGCGCTGCTGGCCAGTGCCGTCGGCCATGGCAGCGTCCCGATGATCGCCAGAGGCTTTGACCTGGCCCCCAGCGATCCCCGTTTCGAGCCGCTCCGGGAGCGGTTCCTGGCGCTCTATCACGACAACCTGAGCGAGCACACCCGCCCTTATGACGGCATGGAGGGGGTTCTGGACCACCTTGAGGCGGCGGACATTCCGTGGGGCATCGTCACCAACAAGCCCGGCTGGCTGACTCATCCGCTGATGGAGGCACTGGGGTACCAGCATCGCCCCAGCTGTGTGGTCACCGGCGATGACCTGGCTCGGCGAAAGCCGCATCCGTTCCAGATCGAGACCGGTTGTCAGGCCATCGGACTGGCACCGGCCGAATGCCTGGTTGTGGGGGATGCCGAGCGGGACATCCAGGCGGGTCGACGGGCCGGCACCATGACCCTGGCCGCCACTTATGGCTATCTCTCCGGCGATGACCGCGTCAGCCGCTGGGGCGCCGATGGACTCATCATTCAGCCCGGGGAAATTCTCCGCTGGGTGGCCACCGCCTCCGCCGCCGCCCTCGCACCCGAATCGTTGGCGGTTTAG
- the ubiG gene encoding bifunctional 2-polyprenyl-6-hydroxyphenol methylase/3-demethylubiquinol 3-O-methyltransferase UbiG — MQGDNASQSEIAKFDSDASAWWDPAGPFAPLHDINPLRLDYIERRIGSLRDRTVVDVGCGGGLLSEGMAARGARVTGIDLAPESLEVASLHALESGLEIDYQQVSAESFADSHSGEFDLVTCLELLEHVPDPASVVRACATLVRPGGSVFFSTIDRNVRAWLFAVVGAEHLLRLLPRGTHDARAFIRPAELGRFGRQAGLIIENITGLGYNPLTRQYRLGDDTRVNYLMHCRRPR; from the coding sequence ATGCAGGGCGACAACGCGAGTCAGTCTGAAATCGCCAAGTTCGATTCGGACGCCAGTGCCTGGTGGGACCCGGCCGGCCCATTTGCCCCCCTGCATGACATCAATCCCCTGAGGCTTGACTACATTGAGCGGCGGATCGGGTCGCTACGAGACCGGACCGTCGTGGACGTCGGCTGCGGCGGTGGGCTGTTATCCGAGGGCATGGCGGCCCGAGGCGCCCGGGTCACCGGCATCGACCTCGCTCCCGAAAGCCTGGAAGTGGCGAGCTTGCACGCGTTGGAGTCCGGTCTGGAAATCGATTACCAGCAGGTATCGGCAGAGTCCTTCGCGGATAGCCACTCCGGCGAATTCGATCTCGTCACCTGCCTGGAACTCCTGGAGCATGTCCCGGACCCGGCGTCGGTGGTCCGCGCCTGCGCCACCCTGGTTCGCCCCGGGGGCTCGGTTTTCTTCTCGACCATCGATCGCAATGTACGCGCCTGGCTGTTCGCGGTGGTGGGTGCCGAGCATCTGTTACGGCTGCTGCCCCGCGGCACCCATGATGCGCGGGCGTTCATCCGCCCGGCAGAGCTGGGGCGCTTCGGCCGACAGGCGGGTCTGATCATCGAAAACATCACCGGTCTGGGTTACAACCCGCTGACCCGTCAATACCGGCTCGGGGACGACACCCGGGTCAACTACCTCATGCATTGCAGGCGACCCCGATAG
- a CDS encoding TRZ/ATZ family hydrolase — protein sequence MQSVDQILAPQWIIPVEPAGEVLEDHLIVIDDGRIVDVGPGEQLHQAYTARQLTPLPDQVVVPGLVNAHTHAAMTLLRGYADDLPLMTWLQEHIWPAEQAHAREAFVRAGTELAMLEMLRGGVTCFNDMYFFPEVTAEAAAAAGMRATVGMILIGFPTAYAAHPDEYLEKGQALHASWQQHPLIDTVMAPHAPYTVSEPDLVRAAELAESLNRRIHMHIHETLGEIEDSLEKTGERPLMRLDAMGLVGPRLLAVHMTHLDERERDRVQATGTHVIHCPEANLKLGSGIAPIADLAARGAAIAIGTDGAASNNDLDVLAEMRTAALLAKGSARDATALPAHQALEMATLGGARALGREAEIGSIVAGKSADLVAFDLSGPESQPVHNPLSQLVYATGRSQARHVWVAGQQLLQDGEATTLDSRRIGQQAREWRDTLSAHQ from the coding sequence ATGCAATCCGTTGACCAGATCCTCGCTCCCCAGTGGATCATCCCGGTGGAACCCGCCGGTGAAGTCCTGGAAGACCACCTGATCGTCATCGACGATGGCCGCATCGTCGACGTCGGGCCCGGCGAGCAACTGCATCAGGCCTATACCGCCAGGCAATTGACCCCGCTGCCGGACCAGGTGGTGGTGCCCGGGCTGGTGAATGCCCATACCCATGCAGCCATGACGCTCCTGCGGGGATACGCGGATGACCTGCCGCTGATGACCTGGCTACAGGAGCACATCTGGCCCGCGGAACAGGCCCACGCCCGGGAGGCGTTCGTGCGTGCCGGCACTGAGCTGGCCATGCTGGAGATGCTGCGCGGCGGGGTGACCTGCTTCAACGACATGTACTTCTTTCCCGAGGTGACGGCGGAGGCCGCGGCGGCCGCGGGCATGCGGGCGACGGTGGGCATGATTCTGATCGGCTTCCCCACCGCCTATGCCGCCCACCCGGATGAGTATCTGGAGAAAGGTCAGGCGCTGCATGCGAGCTGGCAGCAGCACCCCCTCATTGACACGGTCATGGCGCCCCACGCGCCCTACACGGTCTCCGAACCCGACCTGGTGCGCGCCGCCGAGCTGGCGGAGTCTCTGAACCGGCGCATTCACATGCACATCCACGAGACCCTGGGGGAGATCGAGGACAGTCTCGAGAAAACCGGCGAGCGCCCGCTGATGCGCCTGGATGCCATGGGTCTGGTTGGGCCCCGCCTGCTGGCGGTCCACATGACCCACCTGGATGAGCGGGAGCGGGATCGGGTACAGGCCACGGGCACCCATGTCATCCACTGTCCGGAAGCCAATCTGAAGCTGGGCAGCGGCATCGCCCCCATTGCCGATCTCGCCGCCCGGGGCGCGGCGATCGCCATCGGCACCGACGGCGCTGCCAGCAACAACGACCTGGACGTGCTGGCAGAGATGAGAACTGCGGCCCTGCTCGCCAAGGGCAGCGCACGGGACGCGACGGCTCTGCCCGCCCACCAGGCCCTGGAAATGGCCACCCTGGGTGGCGCACGGGCCCTGGGCCGAGAGGCGGAGATCGGCAGTATTGTCGCCGGCAAGTCCGCGGATCTGGTGGCCTTTGACCTGTCCGGGCCAGAGAGCCAGCCGGTTCACAACCCCCTGTCCCAGCTGGTCTATGCCACCGGACGCAGTCAGGCCCGACATGTTTGGGTGGCGGGTCAACAGCTGTTGCAGGATGGCGAAGCAACCACCCTGGATAGCCGGCGGATCGGTCAACAGGCCCGTGAGTGGCGTGATACGCTTTCCGCTCATCAGTAG